The following proteins are co-located in the Microcystis wesenbergii NRERC-220 genome:
- a CDS encoding type 1 glutamine amidotransferase: MQELELKIGWLYPTLMSTYGDRGNVITIQRRCQWRDIAVTIIPLDAQTEAETFYQVDIIVGGGAQDRQQEIVMRDLQGKKAAAMKEQLSAGIPGVFTCGSPQLLGHYYEPAFGQRIEGLGLLDLVSKHPGPNAKRCIGNVVFEITASPLAEEIKAMTGEKPLVIGFENHGGRTYLQTVSPLGKVITGYGNNGEDGYEGAFYHNAIATYAHGPLLPKNPFLADWLIQKALEQKYQKPIFLTKLDDSLALKARFAMFERLELTGVTNKA, encoded by the coding sequence ATGCAAGAACTAGAACTAAAAATCGGCTGGTTATATCCGACCTTAATGAGTACCTACGGCGATCGAGGTAATGTTATTACTATCCAAAGAAGATGTCAATGGCGTGATATTGCCGTGACAATTATTCCCCTAGATGCTCAAACAGAAGCCGAGACATTTTATCAAGTAGATATAATTGTTGGGGGTGGAGCGCAGGATCGGCAACAGGAGATCGTTATGCGCGATTTACAGGGTAAAAAAGCGGCAGCGATGAAAGAACAATTATCGGCAGGAATACCGGGGGTTTTTACCTGTGGTTCCCCACAATTATTAGGGCATTATTACGAACCAGCTTTCGGTCAAAGAATCGAAGGATTAGGATTATTAGACCTAGTAAGTAAACATCCCGGCCCCAATGCAAAACGCTGTATCGGTAACGTGGTTTTTGAAATTACTGCCTCTCCCTTAGCGGAGGAAATTAAAGCTATGACTGGGGAAAAACCGCTAGTAATTGGCTTTGAAAATCACGGGGGTCGTACCTATTTACAGACCGTTTCTCCTTTAGGAAAGGTGATTACTGGCTACGGAAATAACGGAGAGGACGGTTATGAAGGGGCATTTTACCACAATGCGATCGCTACCTATGCCCACGGTCCCTTACTACCCAAAAATCCCTTTTTAGCTGATTGGTTAATCCAAAAAGCTTTAGAACAAAAGTATCAAAAACCGATTTTTTTAACAAAACTTGATGATTCTCTGGCTCTGAAAGCAAGATTTGCCATGTTTGAACGACTAGAACTAACCGGCGTGACCAATAAAGCCTAA